A DNA window from Leopardus geoffroyi isolate Oge1 chromosome A1, O.geoffroyi_Oge1_pat1.0, whole genome shotgun sequence contains the following coding sequences:
- the FGF1 gene encoding fibroblast growth factor 1 isoform X3 translates to MAEGEITTFTALTEKFNLPPGNYKKPKLLYCSNGGHFLRILPDGTVDGTRDRSDQHTDTK, encoded by the coding sequence ATGGCTGAAGGGGAAATCACAACCTTCACGGCCCTGACGGAGAAGTTCAATCTGCCTCCAGGGAATTACAAGAAACCCAAACTCCTCTACTGTAGCAACGGGGGCCACTTCCTGAGGATCCTTCCAGATGGCACAGTGGATGGGACGAGGGACAGGAGCGACCAGCACA